CGTCCCCCGCCGCGGCATCCGGCACTCCGGTCCGCTACCGGGCTTATTTCGGACAAAAGGATGCCCAGCAGCTGGTGCTGATCCGGCGGATGGTCGCCGACCTCAACTTCGACACGGAGGTCAGGGCCGTGCCTGTGGTTCGGGCCCCGGACGGACTGGCCGAGTCCAGCCGAAACGGGTTCCTGGATCCTGTCCACCGCCGCGCTGCTGCGGTGCTTCCGCGTGCCCTGTTTTCCCTGCGGGACCGGGTATCCGCCGGTGAACCGCCGGACCTGGCCGCCGCCGTCGCCCTCGTGAAAGCACAACCGCTGGTGGAACTGGATTACTTCGACATTGTGGACCCGCAGACGCTGCAACCGCTAAGGCCCACCGACGGTCCGCTGGAGAAGCCCGCATTGGCGCTGCTGGCGGCGCAGGTGGGGTCCGTGCGCCTGATCGACAACCTGCCGCTGGAAAACCCGGACACCGCTTAAACCATCAGACTGTGCATTAAACCATCAGACTGTGCGCCCGCCGCGAACAAGCTGGGTGCGGGCCGTAAGCCCGCGCCGCGCGGCTCTGTAAACTTAAGGGTGTGACCACATCTAACTCCGTTCCCGGATCCAGCCCCGTTCCCGAAGCAGCCGACACCTCCGAGCAGATGCGCATCCGCGCTGAGAAGCGGGCGCGTCTGATCGCCGGCGGTTCCGAGGCCTACCCGGTGGGTGTGGAACGCACGCACTCGCTGAAAGAGATTCGGGAAAAGTTCGGACACCTGCAGGCCGATGAGACCAGCGGCGAAGTTGTCGGCGTCACCGGCCGCGTCGTCTTCATCCGCAACACCGGCAAGCTGTGCTTCGCCACCCTCCAGGAGGGAAACGGCACCCGCGTGCAGGCCATGCTGAGCCTGGCCGTGGTCGGAGAAGAGGCCCTGGCCGACTGGAAGGCGCTCGTTGATCTCGGTGACCACGTCTTCATCCGCGGGGAAGTCATCTCCTCGCGGCGCGGCGAGCTCTCAGTCATGGCGCAATCCTGGTCCATGGCTTCGAAGGCCCTGCGCCCCCTGCCGGTACTGCATGCCGGACTGAACGAAGAGACCCGGGTCCGGCAGCGCTACGTGGACCTGATGGTCCGCGAGGAAGCCCGGGACATGGTGTACAAGCGGGCAGCCATCATTCGCGGCGTCCGCGATACTCTGCACAGCCACGGATACGTGGAAGTGGAAACTCCCATGCTCCAGCTGATTCACGGCGGTGCCGCGGCGCGTCCGTTCGAGACCCATCTGAATGCCTTCGACCAGAAGATGACGCTGCGGATTGCCACTGAGCTTTACCTCAAGCGGGCGGTTGTTGGCGGCATTGAGCGGGTCTTTGAGCTGGGCCGCATTTTCCGCAATGAGGGTGTCGACTCCACCCACAGTCCTGAATTCACCACGCTGGAATGCTATGAGGCGTACGCCGACCAGTACGTGATGGCGGACCGCATCAAGGAAATTATCCTGCACTGCGCTGACCTGGTCGGCAGCCGCCAGATCGAAACTGAGGCCGGAACCATTGATTTGGACGGCGAATGGAAATGGCTGTCCGTTTACCCCGGTCTTTCCGAAGCCGTTGGCGAGGAGATCACTCCGGACACCAGTGTGGAAACCCTTCGGGGCATCGCCGAAAAGCATGCCGTCAAGGTGGATCCGAAATGGGATGCCGAGAAATTGGTGGTGGAGCTCTTCGGGGAGATTGTCGAACCGACCCTGATTCAGCCGACTTTTGTCTATGACTATCCGCCGTCGGCCCAGCCGCTGGCCCGCCCCAACCGGAATGACCCGCGCCTCATTGAAGCCTGGGACCTCATCATCGGCGGCATGGAGCGCGGTACAGCCTTCTCCGAGCTCATTGACCCCGTGATTCAGCGTGAGCGCCTCACCGCGCAGTCGCTCAAGGCTGCCGGCGGTGACGATGAGGCCATGGCCCTTGACGAGGACTTCCTCCGCGCCCTTGAATACGGTGCCCCGCCTATGGGCGGTATCGGGCTGGGAATTGACCGTTTGGTGATGCTTTTCACGAACACAGGTATCCGGGAAACAATTTTGTTCCCCCTCCTAAAGCCGGAAATGGGTTAGAACCATGGAATACGTCGAAGTTCTCCTGCCGTCAATATGTGTTGGAGCTCTCTTTTATTTTGTGATGAAGGCCCTGCTCAACGTGGACCGTTCGGAACGAAAGGCACTGGCCGAAGCCGAACGTGAAGCCGACCTTGCGGCCGATCGGGATACAAGTAGTGGAACCCCGGAAAAAGAAAGTAATTAATTTCGCCCCACGGCTTTGACGGGGCATTCAAAATTGCGTCATACTCTAAGTGGTCTCATTATCGTTTTTTCGGGTTTAACACTGCTTAGGAGCCTGTTGTGGCGCAAAAAGTAAAAATCATTCTGGTTGATGACCTCGATGCCGGAAGTGCGGATGAGACCGTACGGTTCGGCTTGGACGGATCCCAGTACGAGATTGACCTGTCCAAGGACAATGCAAAGAATCTTCGTGCGGCCCTGAAGCCCTACCTGGATGCAGGCCGCAAGGTGGGCGGCCGCACCGGGCGTCCCCGTGCTGCAGGTTCTGCACGCAGCAACGAAGCGGCGCAGATCCGTGAATGGGCCCGCAACAACGGATACACCGTTTCGGAGCGTGGACGCGTAAACAGCGAAATCATCGAAGCGTACCGGGCCGCGCAGGGCTAAGGCCCGGCAGGGGGCCTCCCGGGAACCTTATTCGGGGCCGTGGTCACGCCTACGGCGAACACGCTCCTTAAGCACGCGCAGGACACGTAGCATCGAATTACGCGTTAGCTAGGAGTGTGCCTCATGTTTGAAAGATTTACCGACCGTGCCCGTCGCGTTGTCGTGCTTGCCCAAGAAGAGGCTCGCATGCTCAACCACAACTACATCGGCACCGAGCACATCCTGCTCGGGCTCATTCATGAGGGTGAAGGTGTCGCAGCTAAGGCCCTTGAATCCCTGAGTATTTCGCTCGGTGCCGTGCGTGAGCAGGTGCAGGAGATTATCGGTCAGGGCCAGCAGGCCCCGTCCGGCCACATCCCCTTCACCCCGCGTGCCAAGAAGGTTCTCGAACTCTCCCTCCGGGAGGCCCTGCAGCTTGGCCACAACTACATCGGCACCGAGCACATCCTGCTCGGGCTGATCCGTGAAGGCGAAGGCGTTGCCGCACAGGTGCTGGTCAAGCTTGGCGCTGACCTGAACCGGGTGCGCCAGCAGGTCATCCAGCTGCTCTCGGGTTACCAGGGCAAGGAACCTGTCAGCTCCGGCGGCCAGCAGCAGGAAGGCCAGCCGGCCGGTTCGGTTGTCCTGGACCAGTTCGGCCGCAACCTCACCCAGGCTGCGCGCGAGTCCAAGCTCGACCCGGTGATCGGGCGCGAGCATGAGATGGAACGGGTCATGCAGGTGCTGTCCCGCCGCACCAAGAACAACCCTGTTCTGATTGGTGAGCCCGGCGTCGGCAAGACGGCAGTCGTTGAAGGGCTGGCCCAGGCCATTGTCCGCGGCGATGTTCCCGAAACCATCAAGGACAAGCAGCTGTACACACTTGACCTGGGTTCCCTCGTTGCCGGCTCCCGCTACCGCGGTGACTTTGAGGAACGCCTGAAGAAGGTCCTCAAGGAAATCCGCACCCGCGGCGACATCATCCTTT
This genomic interval from Arthrobacter sunyaminii contains the following:
- the lysS gene encoding lysine--tRNA ligase; this translates as MRIRAEKRARLIAGGSEAYPVGVERTHSLKEIREKFGHLQADETSGEVVGVTGRVVFIRNTGKLCFATLQEGNGTRVQAMLSLAVVGEEALADWKALVDLGDHVFIRGEVISSRRGELSVMAQSWSMASKALRPLPVLHAGLNEETRVRQRYVDLMVREEARDMVYKRAAIIRGVRDTLHSHGYVEVETPMLQLIHGGAAARPFETHLNAFDQKMTLRIATELYLKRAVVGGIERVFELGRIFRNEGVDSTHSPEFTTLECYEAYADQYVMADRIKEIILHCADLVGSRQIETEAGTIDLDGEWKWLSVYPGLSEAVGEEITPDTSVETLRGIAEKHAVKVDPKWDAEKLVVELFGEIVEPTLIQPTFVYDYPPSAQPLARPNRNDPRLIEAWDLIIGGMERGTAFSELIDPVIQRERLTAQSLKAAGGDDEAMALDEDFLRALEYGAPPMGGIGLGIDRLVMLFTNTGIRETILFPLLKPEMG
- a CDS encoding histone-like nucleoid-structuring protein Lsr2, producing MAQKVKIILVDDLDAGSADETVRFGLDGSQYEIDLSKDNAKNLRAALKPYLDAGRKVGGRTGRPRAAGSARSNEAAQIREWARNNGYTVSERGRVNSEIIEAYRAAQG
- the panC gene encoding pantoate--beta-alanine ligase; this encodes MNSPQLLRTAAELKAAVAEALAAKSAAGAGAGEEPLSLGLVPTMGALHQGHRSMMDAARAENDVVVATVFINPLQFNDPEDLRRYPRTLEADVELLGAAGVDLVFAPDEDEVYPEGAPLVRVSSGELGARYEGASRPGHFDGVLTVVAKLLHYASPAAASGTPVRYRAYFGQKDAQQLVLIRRMVADLNFDTEVRAVPVVRAPDGLAESSRNGFLDPVHRRAAAVLPRALFSLRDRVSAGEPPDLAAAVALVKAQPLVELDYFDIVDPQTLQPLRPTDGPLEKPALALLAAQVGSVRLIDNLPLENPDTA